The proteins below come from a single Triticum aestivum cultivar Chinese Spring chromosome 5D, IWGSC CS RefSeq v2.1, whole genome shotgun sequence genomic window:
- the LOC123125137 gene encoding uncharacterized protein, which translates to MKIGKGTELLKKAASTCKNKTSVLAAKLLVLVSLRRRMATVGAFSHRIHALVAAADRENGARVDCNKALMVRKVRKMPALHGGEIVVNISHQLALFDQGNDGDGGCTDWTLHPIFNDDDNNCCYTDECEVDDNEEDGDEGIDDQPSVMDVIRNHREAEGLEFSIDGEIDQAADMFITRFRKRMNQSF; encoded by the coding sequence ATGAAGATTGGCAAGGGCACGGAGCTCCTGAAGAAGGCGGCTTCGACGTGCAAGAACAAGACCAGCGTGCTGGCAGCCAAGCTCCTCGTCCTCGTGTCCCTCCGCCGCCGGATGGCCACCGTCGGCGCCTTCTCCCACAGGATCCATGCGCTTGTGGCTGCCGCTGACCGGGAGAATGGTGCCAGGGTGGACTGCAACAAGGCTCTCATGGTGCGCAAGGTCCGGAAGATGCCAGCGCTCCATGGTGGTGAGATTGTTGTTAATATCTCTCATCAACTGGCACTGTTCGATCAAGGGAATGATGGTGATGGTGGCTGCACTGATTGGACACTACACCCCATCTTCAACGACGATGACAACAACTGTTGTTACACCGACGAGTGCGAGGTTGACGACAATGAGGAAGATGGCGATGAAGGCATTGACGACCAACCATCGGTCATGGATGTAATCCGGAACCACAGAGAAGCTGAAGGTTTGGAGTTCAGCATTGACGGTGAGATTGATCAGGCTGCAGATATGTTCATCACCAGGTTTCGGAAGCGGATGAATCAGAGCTTCTAG